CACGATTTACTCTCTTCCATCGATCTGTTCGAACCTTTTGGTAAAGGCAATCCCGTACCCATATTTTATACCATAGTACATCAGGTGCGTTACCCAAAGTTATTGCCAGGTAATCATCTGAAACTCTACCTGAATTACGGAGAAAGAAACTTAGAAGGCATAGCTTTTGGATTAGGCGATAGAATCGGCGCTCTGAAAGCAAGTTGGAATCAACCTTTAGAACTTGCCTATACACCACGTTTATCCCAATCTGCTAACGGAGGAGTCATCCATTTGTTAGTGCGTGATTTTCATATTCTTCCACTCAATTACAAGGACACAACAGCAAAGTTTTAATCTTTTGAACATTAAACTTCTGCACCGCGTTTTTCAGATTTCTTAATACTTTTTTCTTGAGTTTTTCTCTAGCCTAGTTTTAAATGATTCACCCAATTTTATTGAAGGCAGGACCTCTCTAAGTTTGTTTCCCCTAATATTTGTGTCAGCGAACATATCTCTGAATATAATCCAAAGTAAACATTTCCTAACTTATTACCCCGTAACAAGAGACGAAGAGATCTGGGGATTCTGGGCAGGTAGAAGAGTAGTTGTCCTGAGTAATTTTCCCGGGTTTTTTATGGAATTCTAAAGATAATTAAAGCAAAGTTTTTTCATAATTTTTATTTTAAATTCGTTCTTCTTAAAAAGAAATATTTAATTTAAGTACATGAATAGGAACATTTTCTTTGTTTTATTCCACATTTTTTTTAAAATGCCCGCTTTTAACTTTTATACTCGTCAGTAGATATGTTTTCAGTCACTCAACCATCTGTTACAGGTAATTCCTTGTGTACGATGAACCCCAAACCTGAAATCCTTATATTTTCTTCCGAAGCTGCTCGTAAGGCATATCAGAGAAGGGCCTGCTGTCCTGTGATTTACAAGTTACTTGATGTTATTAGTGCTATAGTTAAGTTCATTATTCGAGTTATTTTATTCATTCCCCTAGGTTTACTTTGGGTGTTGGGAAAGATATGCCAGAACGTCATGCTTCCTGCTGCAGGTGGGGCCTTCGTCGTGCCTCTGTGTTCCCCCAGAAAGTTATTACAGGAGGCCTTTCAGATCCAAACGAACGGTTTGGTAAACGAGGGTTATGCAAGTTCTGTGACACGTGTGCCGATTCAATGTGATGATTTATTTATTGATGCGATGAAAATCACCTTCCCAGAGGCCAGAACAGATAGGTGGATGCTTGTCTCTTTAGGGAATAGTGAGTGTTTTGAAAATAGAACGGTTCTGCTCTATGACGATGATTGGATACTCAATATCGCCAAACAAACTCAATCCAATGTCTTGGTATTTAACTACCCAGGAGTCATGCATAGTAAAGGGCATATTTCACCCCAATCTTTAGGTAAATCTTACCAAGCTTGTGTGCATTATCTTCGCGATCACCCCGAAGGGCCAAAAGCCACGCAAGTGATTGCCTACGGCTATTCTTTAGGTACCCTAGTACAGGCTCAAGCGCTAAGTAACGAAGTCACTGATGGACGAGACGGTGTTCGCTGGTTTGTCGTTAAAGATCGTGGACCAAAGTCAGTTTCATCCATTGCCCTTCAATGGTTGGGGCAACTAGGAGTGTGGACGATTAAGTTGTTAAACTGGGAGATAAACTCTGCGAAGTTAAGCGAATCTCTTGTCTGCCCAGAATTATTTATACACGGAGTAGATTGCGAATCAAAATTAATAGGGGACGGCTTGTTCACCAGGGATAACTGTTTTGCAGCGCCATTTTTAGATCCCCATGCCCCTGTTCTTCCCGGTAGGAAGATCCCTGTAGGAGAATATCTTCTAGATCATCAAGGTCCTCTGGATAGGAACACTATACAACAGATTGTTGAACACATTAAGGTTCATTTTGATTCGGAAGACTCAACTAATCGAAACAACAGTTGATGCGAGCTAACTTCAACCACACGAAAACGTATTTGTGCCCGGATAGAGAATCTTTTACGTAAAAGGTTCTCTATGGCACTGTTGTCCCTACCCTAGATTTGTCTTCAAAATTAAGGTGCTAATACTCGCATAAAGTAGTCAAAGCATGATCAAAAGCGCTTCAGAGTACTTTATCATAGTTAAAATAGGATTTTAAAATAGAGGGTTGAAATTATTACGATACAATCTGGTTATTTCTGATCTGTCTATTTAATTTTCAGTAGTTGAACTAGTTTTCTAAATAAAAACTTTTGGCTTGGAAAGATCAAAATGAAATCACACAGCTTCTTAAAATCGCTTCCTTGTAAGATGTTTGGGGGGAGTGGCTTGCGTTCAAATGAACTCATTTTGTTAAAACTTCCCTGTTTTAATGTTAAGAAATATTAATAAAAGACAGAGTAGTTTGGTTTTATTAAGTTTTAAACCAAAAACATCAACTTTGTATTAACAAAAAAGCTTGATTAATAAAGCTTTTCTTAGGAAAATGCTTATTTAAAAATTTCTAAAAAACAAGGAAGAACTACTAACTATTAAGGTTGTTTTAATTTTACAATATGTTGAGGGGGGAGGTTTGCTAACGTATGGAATGCATACAACATGAAAGCTGTTTCGATGTAGACGACAGAGAAGATGCGCAGCAAATTAAGGAACAGGAAGGAACCGAGATGGTTTCTATTACACAAGCTGCAAAATTGCATAATGTAACACGTCAAGCGATTTATGTAGCAATCAAACAAAAGAAACTAAAGGCTTCTAAAACAACCCGGTGGGAAATCGATCTAAAAGATTTGGAAGACTACAAACGTAATCGGTATTCACGAAAGAAGTCGCTTTATCAAGGTGAACTGCTCTTTGATAATGATAAGGGTTGTTATTCTGTGAACCAAGTCGCAGATATGTTAGGGATTCCTGTGCAAAAAGTATACTATGCTACACGTACAGGGACTATGCGAGGAGAGCGTAAAGGCGCTGCTTGGGTTATTAGCCAATCAGAGATCGATAGATACAAAAGCGAGTATTTGAATAAGCAAACAGCAAAGAAAGTTAAAGGCGTTGCAGTTGTTGAGCATGCTACAGCGAAAGAAACAGTTTCTTCCGAGACTCTCCTGTTTGAGAACAACTAGTTCATAATTTGTCTTCTTCTGCTTCTTAGCCACTGCTTTTATCTCTTTCGCCTTATTAACATCTCGTGTTTTTTTAATTTTTCTGTTTAGATGTAGATAAATCAGGTCTGTGTGATTTTTCATAAAAACTCTGTAGCTTGATTAGGGATGCAGAGTTTGTTTTTTTTTTCGTCTCTAATTTTGTTGAGACAACCTAGAGAAGGATTTCTCTTGAAGAAATAACTAGGTTCAAGGTATCAAGTCTCTTTCGTCTTAGGATTAAATGAGAATGGCTTGGGAAAACGTACGTGTTAGAGTTGCGCCGTCGCCTACAGGGGATCCCCACGTAGGGACAGCCTATATGGCTTTGTTTAATGCAATCTTTGCAAAACGATTCAATGGGAAGATGATCCTAAGAATCGAAGATACGGATCAAACACGTAGCCGTGATGATTATGAAAAAAATATTTTCTCCGCACTGCAGTGGTGCGGGATTCAGTGGGATGAAGGACCCGATATAGGTGGCCCCTACGGCCCCTATAGACAGTCGGAACGTACTGAAATCTATAGAAAATATGCTGAACTCCTTTTAAAAACAGACTACGCCTACAAGTGTTTTGCTACACCTAAAGAACTTGAGGAAATGCGAGCTGTAGCCACTACTCTA
Above is a genomic segment from Chlamydia abortus containing:
- a CDS encoding CPn0927/CPn0928 family alpha/beta hydrolase fold protein gives rise to the protein MNPKPEILIFSSEAARKAYQRRACCPVIYKLLDVISAIVKFIIRVILFIPLGLLWVLGKICQNVMLPAAGGAFVVPLCSPRKLLQEAFQIQTNGLVNEGYASSVTRVPIQCDDLFIDAMKITFPEARTDRWMLVSLGNSECFENRTVLLYDDDWILNIAKQTQSNVLVFNYPGVMHSKGHISPQSLGKSYQACVHYLRDHPEGPKATQVIAYGYSLGTLVQAQALSNEVTDGRDGVRWFVVKDRGPKSVSSIALQWLGQLGVWTIKLLNWEINSAKLSESLVCPELFIHGVDCESKLIGDGLFTRDNCFAAPFLDPHAPVLPGRKIPVGEYLLDHQGPLDRNTIQQIVEHIKVHFDSEDSTNRNNS
- a CDS encoding helix-turn-helix domain-containing protein, giving the protein MECIQHESCFDVDDREDAQQIKEQEGTEMVSITQAAKLHNVTRQAIYVAIKQKKLKASKTTRWEIDLKDLEDYKRNRYSRKKSLYQGELLFDNDKGCYSVNQVADMLGIPVQKVYYATRTGTMRGERKGAAWVISQSEIDRYKSEYLNKQTAKKVKGVAVVEHATAKETVSSETLLFENN